TTATGTGGCACTGATTTTTCCCACCGGTGGGAGAGCGCAATAGTAAAAGTGGGAATAGAGTGACTCATCAAAGGGAGCGAGTGAGCGGCTTTAGCTTCGTGCAGCCGCTACACCGTAACATACTGGTTATTCAATTAACCGTGTCGATATATTAGGTTACAACCAAGGGCACCATGCTCATAATGGTCAGAACGCACAAGGTGGCGTAAAAGATTCGGGTACGCTTTACGGTCGTCAGTAGGGCCGCAGCCTTTTTACCGAGCCACACCCAACAAAGATTAGCGAACAGCCCGACGATGATAAATATGGTGATAATACACGCGACTGACAGCCAATAGTGAGTGCTTTGGCTAAAGCTTGCAATGACGGTCATACTGGCAGTCCAGGATTTGATATTTACACATTGGAATAGCGCCGCCTGGGTAACAGAAAATGGACTGCTATTGCTAGGTGTGTTGCCTATTTTTTGGTGACGCAGCATTGCCAAAGCCAGCCAGAGCATATACCCCAGCCCTAGATATTTTAGTGTGGCAGCCAGTATGGGGCTTGTTGTTAGGATGGAGCTGAAACCGCTGGCGCATACTAGCAGCATGACACTCAGGCCCAAGCGAATGCCTATTAAATGTGACACGGTTTTACGTATCCCAAACTGGGCGCCAGAGCCGGCGAGCAACAGGTTATTGGGTCCTGGCGTGATAGCAACAAAAAGCGTAAATAGGGCTAAAGAAAACATAACGGTTAAGGTCATAGCGGCTCCTGTATGGGTGAACGAGCCTATGCTAAGCAATTTTTTACGCAAAGAGAGAGCATTGATGCGTCACCATGACATTTAAACTATTCACTTTAACGCAGCCCTCACATATTCTTGTTAGTTAATAAAAGTGTCTGGGTAACATTGGAGGCAGGGTGCTCCCGCAATTGCATGGGCGCAAGGGCCCAAAATATAAAGCGTTGGCTGAAGCCTACGCGGATATGATTGATAACGGTGAAATCAAAGCGGGAACTAAGCTTCCCTCACAGCGTATCCTTTCTTACCAATTAGGGGTTACCGTAGGCACGGTCACGCGCGCTTATCAGGAGCTGTCTTTATTAGGCAAAACGTTGTCAGTCGTGGGCAGCGGTACTTATGTTAAGGAAGCTCTCAGTGCTGACAGCTATTACCACCCCCTTGATTCTCAGCAGGGCATCGATCTGTCGCTGTGCCGACCACTGATCGTCAGTCAACAGCAGCACCTACATAACGCTTTGCAGCAGATGCTGGGACAACCACAAGCACAATCAGTCATCTTGGATTATTTCAGTGCCGATGGTTTGTGCGGCCACAGTGATACCTTGCGACAGTGGCTTAATCAGCGTTGGCATAGCAAGTTAACACCAGAGCGGGTGCAATGGACATATGGGGGCCAGCATGGTTTAAGCGTTATCCTCCAAGCTTTGACTCGCAGTGGCGATACGGTGCTCACTGAGGGGTTATGCTATGGGGAGTTTATTCATAGTTGTGCGCAACTAGAGCGCCGTCTTCAGCCCGTGGCGATAGACGAGCAGGGCTTGGTAGCAGAGGATTTATTACTGCAATGTCAGCGTCATCGGCCACGATTGCTATACCTTACTGCTAATGTTCAAAACCCAACGGCGGTGCAACTTAGTGCGCAACGTCGTCTGGAAATAATTGATATTTGCCGGCGCTTTGATGTATTGATCATTGAAGATGGCGTGATGTACTGCCCACCTGAACAGCGGCAGCTACCGCTCGCTAGCATTGCGCCTGATATTACTGTTTATGTTGGCAGCTTCTCTAAATACTTTGCCGGTGGTGTTCGTGTCGGCTATTTAGTGTTGCCAGCTAATTTACGGGTGCCGCTATTAAAAGCACTTCGCTCCACGTGTATGCATGTCAGTCCGATACTTATCGACCTTATTTGCCGCTGGCTATGTAGCGGTGCCATGGCGGAAGTTGATAACCACATTGCGATGGAACTGCGGGCTCGCTACCGGATTCTAGCGCAACATCTAGAGCGCCCTGCAGATCATGTTATCCAGGGCTTCAATTATTGGTTAACACTACCGCCACAGCATCAAGCCGAGCGGGTTACTAAACAATTATATGAGCTCGGAGTGAGGGTACGCTCGGGACAACAGTTTTGCGTTGGCGGTTATGGCCAGGCTAACGCCATTCGACTTTCGCTGACCGGGCCAAAAACCCGCGATGAGTTGCGTGCAGGGTTAGAAATCGTGCGCTCCTGTGTGCGTTAGCCGCACAATGAGAGTTCGGTAGATATGACGCGCGAAATCCGTACGCTTTAAGGTGGGAGTATGCTGAGAGCGATAAACTGTAAACCCCCTTTACGTTATCTAAGGGCGAAAAAGGGAGATTCGCTGAGCAAGTAGCCTTCGCCCGTTGCTCAGGGCCCAAATAGTATTCATATGTTTATATTGCTAAGCCTATAGCGTCGATACTTTCACTGGTCAGCTCCTCCTCAATCTGCTAACAATGATGGTAGAACAAACATGATACTGATTGCGGTAATTAAACAACTCAGTTGGCCGGCGGGGAGTTTTACGAGTAAACGGAAACGTGAAATATACTCTTCAAAGAGGTATCCAGGTGTTTATGAGTTACAAGGAGTTCCTGGTCGAACAAAGATCCTGATTCATGCAGGTAATTACCATGAAAACACCGAGGGCTGCTTAATGCCTGGCAAATCATGGGGAGTTCAAGCTGACAAACACTATTATGTAGGTAATAGTAGAAAAGCACTGAGTAAGATCTTTTCTGCAATTTCACAGTCAGAGCAAATAAACGTTATTATCACTAATGAGTTCGATAGGTAGGAATTGCAATGAGTAAAATTATTTTCTTAGTGTTTTCAATTTTTTCATTATCAGCTCATGCAACATCATTGAAAAATGAAAATAACCTTTCGTGGCTACTAAACAACTACGATAAGGTTGAAGAAACGGTATATAGAGATAAGTCTTATGAGCTTATCCCTGTTACAAATACTCTAGTTGAGATTTGGTACCACAGAGATGGAGCAACAACAGCTGAAGTATCAATTCCAATAATAATGGCTCTTATCCATCACCCTGATATTATGCTGCCTATGTTGGCTGACAATCCCGACTCATTTGATCGCTGGCTTTCCCAGTTTAATGGGATTGTATTCATGGATTTCTCAGGTGAGAGCTTTGATGAATTAACGTCATTAAAAGTGCAATTAGCTGAGTCGATGTCCTCTTTTTCACAGAGAAGCGATCACCAGCTTAAGCCATTCGTCAATAAACTTCTTAAACAGCTCGAAGTAACCGAAGTCAGAACAGTTAATTAGTGCTTAATCAAATCAGGGAGCTAGAGTGTGGAGTGATACTATTACTCAACATACGGGCTCCTTACGGCTCTTGAGAAACTACAAAAGAATCAGTTGTTTTATATTTACTCTTCAGGTTTTTTATCAGAATAGTACTAACTCGGAGGTCAAAAAAGACGGTTGACCTGTTCAGCCGCAGCAAATCAGTTAACACTATTGGACCTTCTTCAATAAAATAGTTAAAAAGAACACCCAGGCTGCATCGGCAGTCAGTTCACTCCAAAGAAGAAAGCCCCCCAATTTGCCCGTTCACATCGTTAGAGTAACTTCATTCTCAGTATAGAAACGGAGAGGCTTTTTAGGTAAGCAGTTATTTTACAACTACTTACTACTTTTTGGTTGAAAAAAGGGCAGTGCTGATTCGTTAACAAGTGGTGAGCCGCTGAGCGTTTTATGTTGAAGTGAGCGTGTCTAGGTAACAAAGTATTTACTTTGCCATTCAGCTAAGGCGCTGAATAAAGTAAGTGTTAAAGGCGGGCTGAGTTGCCCGCACTGGGCGTTATTTTAGTTTAAAAACACCCACAGCCACGCAGATAGCACCGCCGACCATGCCAATCCAAGCCTCTATTGGGGTATCGCCACTAAAAGTACGGGTTAGCTGAGCCTCAACTGCGTCATAAACGTTATAACCCCAGGCAACTAAGGCAACACCGACCACGATTAAAATAATGCCAAGAATTTTGCCATTCATAAATGAACTCCATTGTTATTGATTATTGTTCATTGAAGCGAACAAGCATTCGCTTACTTGATATTCAGTGTATGCAATGCAGATGAATGTGCAATGTATTTAATGTTTTAAATGAACCGTGCTATCTTTTTGTATCTTAACACTTTTCAATTCTTGCACCGCTCATGCCTGAGATGGTGTCGTTTTTACGATAAGGGACCGTTATTTTCAGCATTAATCTAGACGCTTTGCAGGCCTTCACCCGAGGCTATTTAGCGATATTTTTCACTTGCGTGGCTGTGTTTTACACATTGCGCATCGTGCTTTTAAAGCGCAAACATGGCGAAGAGTTGATTTTTCCTGGGCAAGCCTATTGTGGCGACTGGTGGAATCACATGACCTTTCGGGTGTTTCGCATCACTATTTGGTTAGTGTGCCTGATCCGCTGGCCTTGGCCGCAAGCGGATAGCTATCTTGGAATTTTGCAACCGCTATATCAAAACAGTGTTGTTGTTATCATCGGCACCGTATTGATGACCGGCGGTTTTGTGAGTACGGCGCTGATTAACCTAAACCTTAATCGTCACTGGCGCAGTGGTATTGACCGCCAAGGGCCGCAGCTGCTGCAAACCCAAGGGGTTTATAGCATCTCCCGTAACCCTATGTTTGTTGGGGTTGGCATAGCGCAGCTAGGCTTTTTTATGGCTTTGCCTTCGGCGTTTTCACTGTTGTGTCTTATTGTCGGTTGGCTCACTTTGTATCGACAAACCCAGGCTGAAGAGGCGCATTTATGTTCAGTATTCGGTGAGCGTTACCGAACTTATCAACGCCAAGTGCGGCGTTGGATATAAAAAGAAAGCGGCGCAAGGCCGCTTTCTTTTTATAAGCGCTGATTAAGGGCAACTGATGGTTGCACCTTTATCGGTTTTTTTCTGCAGCCGAATATCGGCAACGCTGACTATCAACTTGCCTTGCGTCGTAAGCTCAAACGGCACTACGGTGTGGGCAAGTTTAAACCCTTGTTTAGTAAAGCATTGACTATCAATACTGAGTGCCTGCCAAGTATTCGCGGGCAGGGTACGCAGTTGCTCACTGATATCGACTTCGCTGTGGCATGCGCCCGGTGTGTCGCCTTCGCTCTCACAATTCATGATCACCTTCACCGCAGCATTGGGTGCTTGTTCAACCATGACCTGCATGCTCAACACCGCCTCGCTGCCTAGCTTGGCTTGTAAGTCTTCGCGGAAATAGCTTTCGCTGGCTAGGCGCATGCCCGCGCGAGCGCTGCCATCAAAGCTTAATTTGCGGGCATCTTCTTGCACTTGTTTATCAATAGTGCGATAGCTTAGTGCGCCCAAAGTGTGAGTATTGGCACTGACAGGGAGCACTTGTTCGCCAGAATAAAGTGCCATCTGCCACGGTTTTTGCACCGTACCAGTGAATAGGGCAACATCGTGCTGTTGTGCGCCCTCAGTGCTAACGTGCTCATTAAGCTCATCGCTTAAGACGTTGTCATCGCCATAGCTGAGGCCAAAGCCATAAGATAGCAAGGGCTGATAATCGCTATCACCGCGATTAACAATCTGTGTGGGGGTTTTTGGCCAGGAGTAGCTCAACCGACCGCTAAAATCGTATTGCACTTGGTCTTGAGCATCGCGAAACAGCACATCGGCCACCGCTTGGCCTTCCGAGCCCGGTAGCCAAGCAGCTACGAAAGCATCAGAGGCATTGAGCTCGGGGTTGACCCACATAGGTCGGCCACTGATAAACACTGAAACGACGGCAATGCCTTGTTGTTTGAGGCGTTTAAGCAGCGCTAGATCGCGCTTATCGCCGCTCTGGTACTCCAGTGTTGCACGGTCGCCATGACCCTCGGCATAGGGGTCTTCGCCAAACACCACAATGGCCACATCAGGCTTTTGTTGGTAGCTACCATCAACACTGAGCACGGCCTGCCCACCACCTTGTGTAACTTGAGCTTGGATTCCATCCCAAATAGACGAGCCGCCTGGAAAGTCTTTATTCTCGTTGTTTGTGCCCTGCCAAGTGATGGTCCACCCCCCAGACTGCTTACCGATATTGTCGGCAGCGTCGCCAGCAACGAGCACCCGCTGTTGCCTTTTTAATGGCAGCAACTGGCCTTTGTTCTTTAGTAACACCAGCGATTCCCGTACCGCTTGACGTGCTACCTCGCGGTGCGCTTGCTGGCCAATCAAATCGGTGTTATTGGCGTATTGGCGTTGAGCTGGGCTAGGCTTGGAAAATAATCCGGCCCGCAGCTTTACCCGAAGGATGCGACGCACCGCATCATCGATCCGGCTGGTGGCAATTTCGCCACTTTTTACCTGTGCTAAGGTGTTGTTGTACAATGCTTTCCAATCACCAGGCACCATAAAGATATCCAGTCCGGCATTGATTGATTGAGCGCAGCTGTCGTTACTACAGCCCTTTACTTGGCCGTGACCATTCCAGTCTCCGACAACAAAGCCATCAAAGCCCATCTTTTCTTTTAGTACTTCAGTAAGCAGATATTTGCTGCCATGAATTTTTTCGCCATGCCAACTATTAAAAGAGGCCATCACCGATTGCGCCCCAGCGTTTAAACCGCCAACATAGCCGCCAGCATGAATGTTAAAGAGCTGCTCTTCAGAGCTGATGTTATCGCCCTGGTCGTCGCCGTTAACGGTGCCGCCATCGCCAACAAAGTGCTTTACTGTGCTGATCACTTGGCCTTCACCCAAAAAGCCCTCGCCCGGTTTGCCTTGTAAGCCAGTGACAATCGCATGGGCGTAGTCACGAATTATTTCAGGGTCTTCCGAGTAACCTTCATAGGTGCGGCCCCAGCGATCATCTCGCACGGCCGCTACCGTTGGCGCAAAGACCCAATCGATACCCGTTGCCAGCACCTCTTTGGCGGTGATGCGGGCAATCTTTTCTATGAGTTCAGGATTATTAGCGGCGCCCAGACCAATGTTATGCGGGAACAAGGTCGCACCAATCACATTATTATGACCATGCACTGCATCGGTTCCCCACATCGTCGGTATGGTGCTGCCATCAAGTGAGTCATCGACAGAGGCCTGATACATTTTTTCAGCGAGTGCAACCCAATCACTGACCTTGGCGTGCTTGTCGTTATTGGGGAAGGCACCGCCACCATTGAGGTAAGAGCCAAACCCGTAGCGACGCATGTCTTCAACGCTGATATCGCGGATCTCTGGTTGGATCATCTGCGCGATTTTTTGTTCCAGCGTCATACCCGCCAAAATCTTTTCAACTTGCGCTTCCACATCGTGATGTTCAGCCACGGTGCTTTCGCTTTTTGGCCAGATAGCGTCGTTATTGATTGGTGTAGCGACTGAGCCACTGGTGTGTGGTTGCTCAGAGCAAGCACTGAGTACCAATGCCGCCACGCTGACGGCTAGATATTTTATTTTACCTGTCATTGTTATTTTCCTGATTCGATAACGGCGGGAGTCGCGCCCTTGAGACCATAGTAGGCAATGTACACATAACATAGTGCTGGCAACAGGAATGACCATTGTAGCCCAATCCCATCAGCAAGCATGCCTTGCAGCAACGGAATAATGGCGCCACCGACAATGGCCAGACACAAAATACCCGAGCCTTGCGCGGTATGCTTGCCCAGACCATTGAGCGCCAAACTAAAAATAGTGGGGAACATCACTGAATTGCATAAACCAACGGCAAGAATGGCCCACATTGCCAAGTAGCCATCGAAAAACACTGAAATGAGTACCAGAGCAAAGGCACTGACGGCGTTAAACGCAAGGACTGTGCGACCGGAGATTTTTTGCATCACTAAGGCGCCGATGAAACGTCCCACCATGGCGCCGCCCCAATAATAGGCAATGTATTTTGCCGCTTGCGCTTCATGCATATTGGCGATGTTTTCCTGGTTGAAAAAGTTCACTAAGGTACTGCCAATAGCCACTTCAGCGCCGACATAAACAAAGATGCCAAGTGCGCCTAAGGTCAGGTTACGATGACGCCATGCTGACCCGGATACGGCATCGACTCCCACTGTTTGGCCGCTTAGCTTGGGCAGCGTCAATTTGGCAAAAATACCTGCTAGTAACAGCAGTGCGCCGGCGAGCATAAGATAAGGGACCTGCGTTGCCGATGCGTCTCCTTTTATGACTTCAGCGCCCTCTGTAAAAATAAGGATTGAGCCAAAAAACGGCGCCACTGTGGTGCCCAATGAGTTGAACGCTTGGGTCATGGTCAGCCTTGCCGGCGCAGTCTCTTGCGGCCCTAACGCGCTGACATAGGGGTTGGCCGCCACCTGTAACACCGTGACACCCGCAGCCAATACGAACAGCGCGATTAAAAATAGGGCATAAACGCCACTGCTTGCTGCCGGGTAAAACAACAAACAGCCAACGCAGGCAACAGCCAGACCTAAGACAATGCCTTTTTGATAGCCGATGCGCCCCACTAAGTTTCCGGCGGGAAGCGAGACGATAAAATAGGCACTAAAAAAGCAAAACTGCACCAGCATCGCTTGGGTGTAATTAAGCTCGAATGTCCCTTTAAGGTAGGGGATCAAAATGTCGTTGAGGCAGGTAATGAACCCCCACATAAAAAACAGTGAGGTCAGTGCAACCAGCGCAAAACGGTAATTGCCGCCGCTGCTCGATGGCTGCGCCTGCGCAGATTCTTGCTGCATGGATAGGGCCACGGTGTTCTCCTATTGATCTTTTTAAGGAAAGCGCTTACATTTAGTTATGAAAGCGCTTACATTTTTATTTGATAATTACAGAAAGCGCGCATGAATTCAAATAAAAACCCAAAAGGGTTGCAAACGGACTGAGTAACACAGATGCCTAAATTGACCTTGCCTACCGAATCCAAGATGTTGCAACGCGACTTTATTTACGGCGTCGCGACGTCCTCGTTTCAAATAGAGGGGGCAAGAGCAGCGCGCTTACCTTGTATTTGGGATACCTTTTGTCGTCAGCCGGGTGCCATCGTAGACGGCAGTCATGGCGATGTCGCTTGTGAACATATCGCTCGTTGGCAACAAGATGTCGAGCTCATAGCCAATCTTGGTGTCGATGCGTATCGGCTCTCAATTGCTTGGGGTCGAGTAATGGATGAGCACGGGCAGCCCAACCAAGAGGGGATCTGTTTTTATCAGAATTTAGTAGCGGCACTCACGGCGCAGG
This Pseudoalteromonas ruthenica DNA region includes the following protein-coding sequences:
- a CDS encoding sugar MFS transporter, with product MALSMQQESAQAQPSSSGGNYRFALVALTSLFFMWGFITCLNDILIPYLKGTFELNYTQAMLVQFCFFSAYFIVSLPAGNLVGRIGYQKGIVLGLAVACVGCLLFYPAASSGVYALFLIALFVLAAGVTVLQVAANPYVSALGPQETAPARLTMTQAFNSLGTTVAPFFGSILIFTEGAEVIKGDASATQVPYLMLAGALLLLAGIFAKLTLPKLSGQTVGVDAVSGSAWRHRNLTLGALGIFVYVGAEVAIGSTLVNFFNQENIANMHEAQAAKYIAYYWGGAMVGRFIGALVMQKISGRTVLAFNAVSAFALVLISVFFDGYLAMWAILAVGLCNSVMFPTIFSLALNGLGKHTAQGSGILCLAIVGGAIIPLLQGMLADGIGLQWSFLLPALCYVYIAYYGLKGATPAVIESGK
- a CDS encoding glycoside hydrolase family 3 protein; translation: MTGKIKYLAVSVAALVLSACSEQPHTSGSVATPINNDAIWPKSESTVAEHHDVEAQVEKILAGMTLEQKIAQMIQPEIRDISVEDMRRYGFGSYLNGGGAFPNNDKHAKVSDWVALAEKMYQASVDDSLDGSTIPTMWGTDAVHGHNNVIGATLFPHNIGLGAANNPELIEKIARITAKEVLATGIDWVFAPTVAAVRDDRWGRTYEGYSEDPEIIRDYAHAIVTGLQGKPGEGFLGEGQVISTVKHFVGDGGTVNGDDQGDNISSEEQLFNIHAGGYVGGLNAGAQSVMASFNSWHGEKIHGSKYLLTEVLKEKMGFDGFVVGDWNGHGQVKGCSNDSCAQSINAGLDIFMVPGDWKALYNNTLAQVKSGEIATSRIDDAVRRILRVKLRAGLFSKPSPAQRQYANNTDLIGQQAHREVARQAVRESLVLLKNKGQLLPLKRQQRVLVAGDAADNIGKQSGGWTITWQGTNNENKDFPGGSSIWDGIQAQVTQGGGQAVLSVDGSYQQKPDVAIVVFGEDPYAEGHGDRATLEYQSGDKRDLALLKRLKQQGIAVVSVFISGRPMWVNPELNASDAFVAAWLPGSEGQAVADVLFRDAQDQVQYDFSGRLSYSWPKTPTQIVNRGDSDYQPLLSYGFGLSYGDDNVLSDELNEHVSTEGAQQHDVALFTGTVQKPWQMALYSGEQVLPVSANTHTLGALSYRTIDKQVQEDARKLSFDGSARAGMRLASESYFREDLQAKLGSEAVLSMQVMVEQAPNAAVKVIMNCESEGDTPGACHSEVDISEQLRTLPANTWQALSIDSQCFTKQGFKLAHTVVPFELTTQGKLIVSVADIRLQKKTDKGATISCP
- a CDS encoding DUF5675 family protein; the protein is MILIAVIKQLSWPAGSFTSKRKREIYSSKRYPGVYELQGVPGRTKILIHAGNYHENTEGCLMPGKSWGVQADKHYYVGNSRKALSKIFSAISQSEQINVIITNEFDR
- a CDS encoding LysE family translocator — protein: MTLTVMFSLALFTLFVAITPGPNNLLLAGSGAQFGIRKTVSHLIGIRLGLSVMLLVCASGFSSILTTSPILAATLKYLGLGYMLWLALAMLRHQKIGNTPSNSSPFSVTQAALFQCVNIKSWTASMTVIASFSQSTHYWLSVACIITIFIIVGLFANLCWVWLGKKAAALLTTVKRTRIFYATLCVLTIMSMVPLVVT
- a CDS encoding DUF3185 family protein — translated: MNGKILGIILIVVGVALVAWGYNVYDAVEAQLTRTFSGDTPIEAWIGMVGGAICVAVGVFKLK
- a CDS encoding methyltransferase family protein, with amino-acid sequence MFYTLRIVLLKRKHGEELIFPGQAYCGDWWNHMTFRVFRITIWLVCLIRWPWPQADSYLGILQPLYQNSVVVIIGTVLMTGGFVSTALINLNLNRHWRSGIDRQGPQLLQTQGVYSISRNPMFVGVGIAQLGFFMALPSAFSLLCLIVGWLTLYRQTQAEEAHLCSVFGERYRTYQRQVRRWI
- a CDS encoding aminotransferase-like domain-containing protein; this translates as MLPQLHGRKGPKYKALAEAYADMIDNGEIKAGTKLPSQRILSYQLGVTVGTVTRAYQELSLLGKTLSVVGSGTYVKEALSADSYYHPLDSQQGIDLSLCRPLIVSQQQHLHNALQQMLGQPQAQSVILDYFSADGLCGHSDTLRQWLNQRWHSKLTPERVQWTYGGQHGLSVILQALTRSGDTVLTEGLCYGEFIHSCAQLERRLQPVAIDEQGLVAEDLLLQCQRHRPRLLYLTANVQNPTAVQLSAQRRLEIIDICRRFDVLIIEDGVMYCPPEQRQLPLASIAPDITVYVGSFSKYFAGGVRVGYLVLPANLRVPLLKALRSTCMHVSPILIDLICRWLCSGAMAEVDNHIAMELRARYRILAQHLERPADHVIQGFNYWLTLPPQHQAERVTKQLYELGVRVRSGQQFCVGGYGQANAIRLSLTGPKTRDELRAGLEIVRSCVR